From the Chitinolyticbacter meiyuanensis genome, one window contains:
- a CDS encoding DUF3750 domain-containing protein, translating to MRSTRRLAVGLLLALLLSFGLSVANASRAGQGASGQSWMTAPRHSAGVAPDPVQLADTAIIQVYMAPTFGWRGLFAVHPWLIFKRSGEHSYTRYEVVGWAGSDVVQRDYALPDGLWYGAQPQLLLDRRGEGVDALIARIEAAIGSYPYPHEYRAYPGPNSNTFLAHIGREVPALGLDLPANAIGKDYRPLTRPLGLSPSGRGLQFSLFGLLGLNLGLEEGIELNLLGLNAGVDLNRPGLRLPFVGRLGMDDTTRVGVD from the coding sequence ATGCGGTCTACCCGTCGCCTCGCCGTTGGCCTGCTGCTCGCGCTGCTGCTGTCGTTCGGCCTCAGCGTGGCCAATGCCTCGCGTGCCGGCCAAGGCGCATCCGGGCAAAGCTGGATGACGGCGCCGCGACACTCGGCCGGCGTGGCCCCCGATCCGGTCCAGCTGGCCGATACCGCCATCATCCAGGTCTACATGGCGCCCACCTTTGGCTGGCGCGGCCTGTTTGCCGTGCACCCGTGGCTCATCTTCAAGCGCAGCGGCGAGCACAGCTACACCCGCTACGAGGTGGTCGGCTGGGCCGGCAGCGACGTGGTCCAGCGCGATTACGCGCTGCCCGACGGCCTGTGGTACGGCGCGCAGCCGCAGCTGCTGCTCGACCGTCGCGGCGAGGGCGTGGATGCGCTGATTGCCCGGATCGAGGCCGCCATCGGCAGCTATCCCTACCCGCACGAGTACCGCGCCTATCCCGGCCCCAACAGCAACACCTTCCTTGCCCACATCGGCCGCGAGGTGCCGGCACTGGGGCTGGACCTGCCGGCCAATGCCATCGGCAAGGACTATCGCCCGCTGACACGGCCACTCGGCCTGTCGCCATCGGGCCGTGGCCTGCAGTTCTCGCTGTTCGGCCTGCTGGGGCTGAACCTGGGGCTGGAGGAAGGCATCGAACTCAACCTGCTGGGGCTGAATGCCGGCGTCGATCTCAACCGGCCCGGCCTGCGCCTGCCCTTCGTCGGCCGCCTTGGCATGGACGACACCACCCGCGTGGGCGTGGACTGA
- a CDS encoding carbohydrate-binding protein, whose amino-acid sequence MKNGHKPALALAMLGLGGIVHAACASWSEGGSYMAGQVVQHRSQAYTALVSHTAYIGAGWSPEAGSSLWRVGGSCEGSPAATPQPTAVATPRPSTPTSAPTPAAGSCSDPAWSSASTYTGGQRVRHLGQRYEARWWTQNEDPTKSGAWGVWKLLGPCETTTPTPTVTPSPTPTPQVTPAGVLAQVNHGGRLQPDSREQVSFSWPGVYFEGRFSGTGVGLVLDDSVGHYNVEIDSKPWGKIAQPGRTTYWIDQLPAGEHTVRLSKRTESMWSAARFGGLVAASGGQILPPAAPPLRQIEFIGDSYTAGLGAESGKRECTDAELTASTNADATFGVRTARHYGAAYQLNGYSGLGLVRNYGGNLATVNYRSYYDRAIVADAASVWQNPGNWRPQVVVVGLGINDFSTPVAAGEAYTAETLRSAYKSAYRDFIAKLRQQYGNPYVVVSATALWPDNTFREVAQEIVNEAKAAGDSRIAYFYYDGLDSLGCQWHPSVKDHQLIADKLIGLLDGLQVWQ is encoded by the coding sequence ATGAAAAACGGACACAAACCCGCACTCGCGCTGGCGATGCTGGGCCTTGGCGGCATCGTGCATGCGGCCTGCGCGAGCTGGAGCGAGGGTGGGTCATACATGGCGGGCCAAGTGGTGCAGCACCGGAGTCAGGCCTATACCGCGCTGGTCAGTCATACCGCTTATATCGGCGCCGGCTGGTCACCCGAGGCGGGTAGCAGCCTGTGGCGCGTGGGCGGCAGCTGCGAGGGCAGCCCGGCCGCCACGCCGCAACCCACCGCGGTGGCGACGCCACGACCGAGTACCCCGACCAGCGCACCGACCCCGGCTGCCGGCAGCTGTAGTGATCCGGCCTGGAGCAGCGCCAGTACCTATACCGGCGGCCAGCGGGTGCGCCATCTGGGGCAGCGCTACGAGGCGCGCTGGTGGACGCAGAACGAAGACCCGACGAAGTCCGGCGCCTGGGGGGTGTGGAAGCTGCTGGGGCCATGTGAAACCACCACACCCACGCCGACTGTCACCCCGAGCCCGACCCCAACGCCGCAGGTCACACCGGCCGGCGTACTGGCGCAGGTGAATCACGGTGGCCGGCTGCAGCCCGATAGCCGCGAGCAGGTGAGCTTTAGCTGGCCTGGCGTGTATTTCGAAGGACGCTTCAGCGGCACCGGCGTGGGCCTGGTGCTCGACGACAGCGTGGGCCACTACAACGTCGAGATCGATAGCAAACCCTGGGGCAAGATCGCGCAACCGGGCCGCACCACCTACTGGATCGATCAGCTGCCGGCTGGCGAGCACACGGTCAGGCTATCCAAGCGCACCGAATCGATGTGGAGCGCGGCGCGCTTCGGCGGCCTGGTTGCGGCGAGTGGTGGGCAGATCCTGCCGCCGGCAGCGCCGCCGCTGCGGCAGATCGAGTTCATCGGCGATTCCTACACCGCGGGCCTTGGCGCGGAATCCGGCAAGCGCGAATGCACCGATGCCGAACTCACGGCCAGCACCAACGCCGACGCCACCTTTGGCGTGCGCACCGCCCGCCACTACGGTGCGGCCTACCAGCTCAACGGCTATTCCGGCCTGGGGCTGGTGCGCAACTACGGTGGCAACCTCGCCACGGTGAACTATCGCAGCTACTACGACCGCGCCATCGTCGCCGATGCGGCCAGCGTGTGGCAGAACCCCGGCAATTGGCGGCCGCAGGTGGTGGTGGTGGGTCTTGGCATCAACGACTTCTCTACGCCGGTGGCGGCGGGCGAGGCGTACACCGCCGAAACGCTGCGCAGTGCCTACAAGAGCGCATATCGCGACTTCATCGCCAAGCTGCGCCAGCAGTACGGCAATCCCTATGTGGTGGTGAGCGCAACTGCGCTGTGGCCGGACAACACCTTCCGCGAAGTGGCGCAGGAGATCGTGAACGAGGCCAAGGCCGCCGGCGACAGCCGCATCGCCTACTTCTACTACGACGGCCTCGATAGCCTGGGTTGCCAGTGGCACCCGTCGGTCAAGGACCACCAGCTGATCGCCGACAAGCTGATCGGCCTGCTCGACGGCCTGCAGGTCTGGCAGTAA